The following are encoded together in the Brassica napus cultivar Da-Ae chromosome A9, Da-Ae, whole genome shotgun sequence genome:
- the LOC106420184 gene encoding ras-related protein RABA2b, with translation MANRLDNEYDYLFKIVLIGDSGVGKSNILSRFTRNEFCLESKSTIGVEFATRTLQVEGKTVKAQIWDTAGQERYRAITSAYYRGAVGALLVYDITKRQTFENVLRWLHELRDHADSNIVIMMAGNKSDLNHLRSVADEDGRSLAEKEGLSFLETSALEASNIEKAFQTILSEIYHIISKKALAAQEAAGNLPGQGTAINISESSVDNKKGCCSN, from the exons ATGGCGAATAGATTAGACAATGAGTATGATTACTTGTTCAAGATCGTCCTAATCGGCGACTCAGGTGTTGGCAAATCCAACATTCTCTCCAGATTCACCAGAAACGAGTTCTGTCTCGAATCCAAATCCACCATTGGCGTTGAATTCGCCACCAGGACATTACAG GTTGAAGGCAAAACAGTGAAGGCTCAGATATGGGACACAGCAGGACAAGAGCGTTACAGAGCGATCACAAGCGCTTACTACAGAGGAGCCGTTGGAGCTCTTCTTGTCTACGACATAACCAAGAGACAAACCTTTGAGAATGTCCTGAGATGGTTACACGAGCTTAGGGACCACGCTGACTCCAACATTGTGATCATGATGGCTGGAAACAAATCTGATCTAAACCACCTGAGATCCGTTGCTGACGAGGATGGTCGGTCTCTGGCTGAGAAGGAAGGTTTGTCGTTTCTTGAGACGTCTGCTTTAGAAGCGAGTAACATAGAGAAAGCGTTTCAGACGATCTTGTCTGAGATTTATCATATTATAAGCAAGAAAGCGTTGGCGGCACAAGAAGCTGCGGGGAATCTTCCGGGGCAAGGAACTGCTATTAACATATCGGAGTCATCTGTAGATAACAAAAAAGGTTGCTGTTCTAATTAG
- the LOC125578619 gene encoding receptor-like protein 1 translates to MRKYERYWWWVKEKKQMALVLFMIVSLMLQLQMKGCVGCLETERMGLLQLKSYLKNDFEVEEESMMKSWSHEDPSSDCCQWERVKCSDATGGHVVHLSLDSLERNYELKDHSLNLSLFHSFPRLLSLDFSFSRFSDLFDPINGHKSFQRLEKLRTLDFYRNNLNNSVFTFLSEARSLRTLNISYNLLDGVFPPNGLENLVELEVLSLAGNTFNHVKSIQGAVLPSSLHALNLAYNQISSAPKGYLEICALMNLRELNLRSNALTNLPYCLGNLSSIRTLDLSENQMNGDLSSFVSDLPSTLEYLSLFDNDFNGSFWFSSLANHTRLTVFKLSSNLGMIQAQAESSWLPPFQLKILKLKNFNLGSTIPSFLAHQHDLRFIHISYSQLKGPFPGWLVQNNTRLEAIRLNNNLLTELRLPRLVHGLRFLDVSCNRIYDSIPEDIGIVFPHLTFMNFSSNHNNGTIPFSMGEMESLIILDMSSNRLYGQLPETFLRGCYSLSVLKLSNNQLQGKVFPRHANLTLLEWLFLDGNRFDGRLEKGLLNSKFLELLEISDNMFSGTLPYWIGEISYLSYLYLRGNKLEGQVPHQRQNLQLEVLDMSNNRFSGSIPRNLNVIFLGELRLHSNEFIGSVPSYLFKAKGLEVLDLQHNRLSGMILNTTIGKTSKLGVLLLGNNSFQTQIPEKICQLINVGLLDLSHNKFKGAIPSCFGNMSFGAQTYDRTFSPYTGRGLQFLQIWSYKSALGDLVDAELEDDFQSTPEATVNFFSKSRYETYQGDILRDMFGLDLSSNQLSGEIPVELWDLKYIISLNFSSNQLIGSIPDSISNLKNLESLDLSNNKLHGNIPPQLADLNSLGVFNISYNDLSGEIPFKAHLMTFDEKSYRGNPHLCGRPTNKSCNLERASVSNRAKEEEEGDGVIDMVWFYWTCGAVYISTWLALFAFLCIDSRWSSEWFYHVDLVVHHLQRFKDGCN, encoded by the exons ATGAGAAAATATGAGAGATATTGGTGGTGGGTTAAGGAGAAGAAGCAGATGGCTTTGGTGCTGTTCATGATAGTATCATTGATGCTTCAACTCCAGATGAAAGGATGTGTGGGTTGTCTGGAAACTGAACGGATGGGTCTTCTGCAACTCAAATCGTATCTCAAGAATGATtttgaagtagaagaagaaagcaTGATGAAATCATGGAGTCATGAGGATCCTAGCAGTGATTGCTGCCAATGGGAAAGGGTAAAGTGTAGTGACGCTACCGGTGGCCACGTAGTCCACCTCTCGCTTGATAGTCTCGAACGCAACTATGAGTTAAAAGACCATTCTCTAAATCTGTCTTTGTTCCATAGCTTCCCTCGACTCCTAAGTCTTGACTTTTCATTCAGTAGGTTCAGTGACTTGTTTGATCCCATCAACG GTCATAAGAGCTTTCAGAGACTGGAAAAGCTGAGGACCCTGGATTTCTACCGAAATAATCTCAACAACagtgttttcacttttctaagTGAAGCAAGGTCGCTCAGGACTCTAAACATTAGTTACAATTTACTGGATGGTGTCTTTCCTCCTAATG GTCTAGAAAATCTTGTAGAGTTAGAAGTTTTGAGCTTGGCAGGAAATACATTCAACCACGTTAAATCTATTCAAG GTGCAGTGCTTCCTTCATCTTTACACGCATTGAATCTTGCCTATAATCAAATATCATCGGCCCCAAAAG GCTATTTAGAGATTTGCGCATTAATGAATCTTCGAGAGCTGAATTTAAGATCCAATGCTTTGACAAATCTTCCTTATTGTCTAGGTAATTTAAGCAGTATTCGAACTCTTGATCTATCCGAAAACCAAATGAATGGAGACTTGTCTTCCTTTGTATCTGATCTACCATCAACGCTCGAGTACTTGTCCCTTTTTGATAATGACTTCAACGGTTCGTTCTGGTTTAGTTCACTGGCCAATCACACAAGACTCACAGTATTCAAGCTGTCATCGAATCTTGGTATGATCCAAGCTCAGGCTGAGAGCTCCTGGCTTCCACCGTTTCAGTTGAAGATACTAAAGCTAAAGAACTTCAATCTTGGCAGCACGATTCCTAGCTTCCTGGCTCATCAACATGACTTACGCTTCATTCATATTAGTTATAGCCAGTTGAAAGGACCATTTCCTGGTTGGCTTGTGCAGAATAATACAAGACTGGAGGCTATTAGACTGAACAACAATTTGTTGACAGAGCTTCGACTACCTAGGCTTGTTCATGGACTACGATTCCTTGATGTCTCGTGTAACAGGATATACGATTCAATTCCAGAAGACATAGGAATTGTTTTTCCACATCTGACGTTTATGAACTTTTCTTCAAATCATAATAATGGAACCATTCCATTTTCTATGGGCGAGATGGAAAGTCTTATAATCTTGGACATGTCTTCTAATCGTCTATATGGTCAGCTACCCGAAACGTTTTTACGTGGTTGCTACTCGCTGAGTGTTCTGAAGCTCTCCAATAACCAACTCCAGGGGAAAGTATTTCCGAGACATGCAAATCTTACTCTTCTAGAATGGTTGTTTCTTGATGGCAACCGTTTTGATGGGAGACTCGAAAAAGGTTTGTTGAACTCAAAGTTTCTAGAGCTGTTGGAAATATCTGATAATATGTTTTCCGGCACACTTCCATATTGGATTGGTGAAATCTCATACCTATCCTATCTATATCTGAGGGGAAACAAACTAGAAGGTCAGGTGCCTCATCAACGACAAAATCTACAGCTTGAGGTTTTAGACATGTCGAACAACAGATTTTCTGGTTCCATTCCAAGGAATCTTAATGTTATTTTTCTCGGAGAATTAAGACTACACAGCAACGAGTTTATAGGCTCAGTTCCGAGCTATTTATTCAAGGCTAAGGGATTAGAGGTGCTCGATCTGCAGCACAACCGTCTTTCTGGAATGATTCTGAATACTACTATTGGAAAGACATCTAAGTTGGGAGTTCTTCTACTAGGGAATAATAGCTTTCAGACTCAAATCCCTGAGAAAATATGTCAGCTAATTAATGTTGGTCTCTTGGACTTATCTCACAACAAATTCAAAGGTGCCATACCATCATGTTTTGGTAATATGTCTTTTGGTGCCCAAACATACGACCGTACGTTCAGTCCATATACTGGACGAGGATTACAATTCTTGCAAATTTGGAGCTATAAATCTGCTCTTGGTGACCTTGTTGATGCCGAATTAGAGGATGACTTTCAGTCAACACCAGAAGCTACAGTGAACTTTTTTTCGAAAAGCAGATATGAAACATATCAAGGTGATATTCTTCGCGATATGTTTGGTCTGGATTTGTCAAGCAACCAATTATCCGGTGAGATTCCAGTTGAACTTTGGGATCTTAAGTACATCATATCCCTGAATTTTTCAAGCAACCAGCTCATTGGTTCTATACCAGATAGCATTTCAAATCTGAAGAATTTGGAGAGTCTGGATTTATCTAACAATAAGTTACATGGAAACATCCCTCCTCAGCTAGCTGATCTCAACAGTTTAGGAGTCTTCAATATCTCATATAACGATTTGTCAGGTGAAATCCCTTTCAAAGCCCATCTTATGACCTTTGACGAAAAGAGTTACAGAGGCAATCCTCATCTCTGTGGACGTCCTACCAATAAAAGTTGCAACCTCGAGAGAGCCAGTGTATCAAACCGAgctaaagaggaagaagagggtgaTGGTGTGATAGATATGGTGTGGTTTTATTGGACTTGTGGTGCAGTCTACATCTCCACATGGTTGGCCTTGTTTGCGTTTCTATGCATAGACTCACGTTGGTCCAGTGAATGGTTTTATCATGTCGATCTTGTGGTTCATCATCTTCAACGCTTCAAGGATGGCTGCAACTGA
- the LOC125578620 gene encoding receptor-like protein 1 isoform X2, translating to MPMLQELDLSDNRFTDLDRLGAVLPSSLHVLNLAYNQLSSTPKGYLEICALMNLRELDLSSNALTNTPYCLGNLSRLQTLDLSENQISGELSSFVSGLPSALEYLSLLDNDFNSSFWFSSLANHTRLEVFMLSSKLGMIQAQAETSWLPTFQLKMLKLKNFNLGSTIPSFLVHQNDLRSIYITYSQLKGAFPDWLVQNNTRLEAIRLNNNLLTELRLPSRLVHGLQFLDVACNMIYDSLPEDIGIVFPHLKFMNFSSNHNNGTIPSSMGEMKSLEFLDMSSNRLYGQLPTTFLHGCHSLIALKLSNNHLQGEVFPRHANLTSLDLLFLDGNNFDGSLGKGLLNSKRLAVLDISDNSFSGALPYWIGKISYLSHLLMRGNKLKGQVPHQLQNLHLDVLDMSNNSFSGSIPRNLNVSSLTEVRLHSNEFIGSVPSYLFKAKVLQVLDLRHNSLSGMFLNTTIGNTSKLGVLLLGNNSFQTHIPGKICQLSKVGLLDLSHNKFKGAIPSCFGNMSFGAQTNNAIISPYHYGNVFSSFQSWHYPSALHFLDTEVELGLQPTPGTTVNFVSKSRYETYQGDILRYMYGLDLSSNQLSGEIPVEVWDLKNIRSLNFSSNLLIGSIPDSISKLENLESLDLSNNKLHGNIPPQLADLNSLGVFNISYNNLSGEIPFKGHLMTFDEKSYRGNPHLCGRPTNKSCNLEGATEPSASKRAKEEEEEGDDVMDMVWFYWTCGSVYITTSLALFAFLCIDSRWSREWFYRVDLLVHHLQRFKDGFICN from the exons TCTTGCATATAATCAACTATCATCGACCCCAAAAG GCTACTTGGAGATTTGTGCATTAATGAATCTTAGAGAGCTGGATTTAAGCTCCAATGCTTTGACAAATACTCCTTATTGTCTGGGTAACTTAAGCCGTCTTCAAACTCTTGATCTATCCGAAAACCAAATCAGTGGAGAGCTGTCTTCCTTTGTATCTGGTCTACCATCAGCGCTTGAGTACTTGTCGCTTCTTGATAATGACTTCAACAGTTCCTTCTGGTTCAGTTCTCTGGCCAATCACACAAGACTCGAAGTATTCATGCTGTCATCGAAACTTGGTATGATCCAAGCTCAGGCTGAGACCTCCTGGCTTCCAACGTTTCAGTTGAAGATGCTAAAGCTAAAGAACTTCAATCTTGGCAGCACGATTCCTAGCTTCCTTGTTCATCAAAATGACTTACGCTCCATATATATTACTTATAGCCAGTTGAAAGGAGCATTTCCGGACTGGCTTGTGCAGAATAATACAAGGCTGGAGGCTATTAGACTGAACAACAATTTGTTGACAGAGCTTCGACTACCTTCTAGGCTTGTTCATGGCCTACAATTCCTTGACGTCGCGTGTAACATGATATACGATTCACTTCCAGAAGACATAGGGATTGTTTTTCCACATTTGAAGTTTATGAACTTTTCTTCAAATCATAATAATGGAACCATTCCATCTTCTATGGGTGAGATGAAAAGTCTAGAGTTCTTGGACATGTCTTCTAATCGTCTTTATGGTCAGCTACCCACAACGTTTTTACATGGTTGCCACTCGCTGATTGCTCTGAAGCTCTCCAATAACCATCTCCAGGGGGAAGTATTTCCGAGACATGCCAATCTTACTAGTTTAGATTTGTTGTTTCTTGATGGCAACAATTTTGATGGGAGTCTCGGAAAAGGTTTGTTGAACTCGAAGCGTCTAGCTGTGTTGGACATATCAGATAATAGCTTTTCCGGCGCACTTCCATATTGGATTGGTAAAATCTCATACCTATCCCATCTACTCATGAGGGGAAACAAGCTAAAAGGTCAGGTGCCTCATCAACTACAAAATCTACATCTTGATGTTTTAGACATGTCAAACAATAGCTTCTCTGGTTCCATTCCAAGGAATCTTAATGTTTCATCTCTCACAGAGGTAAGGCTACACAGCAATGAGTTTATAGGCTCAGTTCCGAGCTATTTATTCAAGGCTAAGGTATTACAGGTGCTCGATTTGCGGCACAACAGTCTTTCTGGAATGTTTCTGAATACTACTATTGGAAATACATCTAAGTTAGGAGTTCTTCTACTAGGGAATAATAGCTTTCAGACTCATATCCCTGGGAAAATATGTCAGCTAAGTAAAGTTGGTCTCTTGGACTTATCTCACAACAAATTCAAAGGCGCCATACCATCATGTTTTGGTAACATGTCTTTTGGTGCCCAAACAAACAACGCAATAATCAGTCCATATCATTATGGAAATGTATTTTCATCCTTCCAAAGCTGGCATTATCCATCAGCTCTTCACTTTCTTGATACCGAAGTAGAGCTTGGCCTTCAGCCAACACCAGGAACTACAGTTAATTTTGTATCGAAAAGCAGATATGAAACATATCAAGGTGATATTCTTCGATATATGTATGGTCTGGATTTGTCAAGCAACCAATTATCCGGTGAGATTCCAGTTGAAGTTTGGGATCTTAAGAACATCAGATCCCTGAATTTTTCGAGCAACCTCCTCATCGGCTCCATACCAGATAGCATTTCAAAGCTGGAGAATTTGGAGAGTTTGGATTTATCTAACAACAAGTTACATGGAAACATCCCTCCTCAGCTAGCTGATCTCAACAGTTTAGGAGTCTTCAATATCTCATATAACAATTTGTCAGGTGAAATCCCTTTCAAAGGCCATCTTATGACCTTTGACGAAAAGAGTTACAGGGGCAATCCTCATCTCTGTGGACGTCCTACTAACAAAAGTTGCAACCTCGAGGGAGCCACAGAGCCAAGTGCATCAAAGCGGgccaaagaggaagaagaagagggtgATGATGTGATGGATATGGTGTGGTTTTATTGGACTTGTGGTTCAGTCTACATCACCACATCATTGGCCTTGTTTGCGTTTCTCTGCATAGACTCACGCTGGTCACGTGAATGGTTTTATCGTGTTGATCTCTTGGTTCATCATCTTCAACGCTTCAAGGATGGCTTTATCTGCAACTGA